The Thermoanaerobaculia bacterium DNA window CCGCGTTACGAGCTCACCGTCACACGGCTCCACCTCGCCCAGGCACTCCTCGCGGTCGGCGACGGTCCGAGCCTCGCCGAGGCGCGACGGGTGGCGACCGAGGTGGCAGAGGCGGAAGCCCGGATCGCGCCCGGCGAAGAGCGCAGCCCGCACGAAGTCCTCCCGGCCTTCGTGCTGGCGCGCGTCGACCTCGCCGAAGGCAACCTCGCCGATGCAAGGCGGGGCTTCGAGGAGGCGCTGGCCCTCTGGCAGCGGGCCGGGCGCGGAAGCAGCGCGGCGTCGGGCGAGGCGCACCTGCTCCTGGGCGAGACCCTGCTGCGCCTCGGCGAGCGCACGGCGGCCGAGGCCGAGCTGCGGGCGGCGTACGAGCTCCTCTTCCGCCGCAGCGGCGCGAATCACGCCGACACTCTGCGCGCCAAGGCGCGCCTCGACGAGTTGAAGAGCGGCCCCGGGACTGGGCGGCAGCCTGCCGCGCAACTCCCGCCGGCGGGCAGGAGATGACTTCTCACAGGGAGCGACGTCCATGACACGGAATCGACGAATCTCACGTTCACGACGACAGACCCTTACGGGCCTCGCGGCCGGTTTCCTCCTCGTCACGCTAGCCTGTGACCGGCCGGGGTCATCGGAAGCCGTGAAGGCCGGGGAAGCCGCCAAAGCCGCGCCGGCAGCCCCAGCGGCGCCCGCCGCGGGCGTGCCGCACGGCGGCGGCGGCGGGGAGAAGGCGCTCGCCGCGGAGGGCTCGACCGTCACCACGGCGACCTTCCGATTCGAGTTGCCCGCAACCTGGCGGCGGGAACAGCCGTCCTCGGGTATGCGGCTCGCGCAAGCGGTGGTGCCGGGCGAGGCCGGGCCCGGCGAACTGGCGGTCTTCCACTTCGGTGCCGGCCAGGGCGGCGGCGTCGAAGCGAATTTCGAGCGCTGGCTCGGGCAGGTCGAACAGGCCAAAGGTAGTTCCCCCGAGCGCGGCGATTTTGCCGCGGGGGAGTTCCAGGTCACCTGGATCGACGCCCGTGGCACCCTCCTGCCCTCGAACATGGGGAGCGGGCCCGCGACGCCACAGCCGGGCTTCCGCCTCCTGGGTGCGGTCGTCGAAGGCGAGGGCGGTCCCTGGTTCTTCAAGGTGACCGGTCCCGAGTCGACGCTCGCCAGCGAGCGCGAGGCGTTCTTCGGCCTGCTGCGCGGCGTGGGGCGCCCCTGACATCTGGGAGTCCGGGCGAAGCCGGGGCGGAACCGGCGCGGAAACGTCCCGGAGCGTGCACCCCTCTGGTAAGCTCTAAGACCCGCCGAGCCGGATCTGCCGGGGCTACTCGAGAGAGACTCATGACCGCCAAATCCAGCCCTTCCGATGATGTCTTCGCCCTGATCGAGCGCGAGCAGGGCCGCTATCTCGCCGAGCTCAAGGAGTACCTGCGGATCCCGTCGATCTCGACCGACCCGGCCTACCGGCAGGACATCGACCGCTGTGCCGATTGGCTGATGGCGAAGATGCAGGCGGCCGGCCTCACCACCGAGAAGATCGCCACCGCCGGGCACCCGCTGGTCTATGCCGAGTGGCTGGGCGCCGGCCCGGACAAGCCCACCGTGCTGTTCTACGGCCACTACGACGTGCAGCCGCCCGACCCGCTCGACGAGTGGCGCAACCCGCCGTTCGAGCCGACCGAAGAGGGCGACTGCCTGGTCGGCCGCGGCACGACCGACGACAAGGGGCAGTCCTACACCCACGTCAAGGCGGTCGAAGCGATGCTCGCCGTGCGCGGCAAGCTCCCGGTGAACGTCAAGTTCCTGGTCGAGGGCGAAGAGGAGGCAGGCGGCGAGGCGATCGAGAAGTTCGTCCGCGCCGACGCCGGCCGGAAGCTCGCCTGCGACGCCGTGGTGGTCTCCGACACCTCCCTCTGGGCGCCCGGCATTCCGGCGCTCACCTACGGCCTCAAAGGGCTCGCCTACTTCGAGATCCGCGTCCAGGGCCCGAATCGCGACCTGCACTCGGGGGTGTACGGCGGCGGGGTCGCCAACCCGGCGAACGCCCTGGCCGAGATCATCGCCAGCCTCCGTGACTGCACGACCGGCGAGATCCGCGTCGAGGGCTTCTTCGACGACGTGCGGCCGCTCGCCGACTGGGAGCGCAAGGAGTTCGCGGCGCTCGACTTCGACGAGAGCGAAGTGAAGACCGATCTCGCCGTCGACGCGCTCCCCGGCGAGAGTGGCTACACCTACGTCGAGCGCACCTGGGGCCGTCCGACCTGCGACGTCAACGGCCTGTGGAGCGGCTACCAGGGCAAGGGCGCCAAGACCGTGCTGCCGGCGAAGGCCGGCTGCAAGGTCTCGTTCCGGCTCGTCGCCGACCAGAAGCCGGCGAAGATCGCCGAGCTCGTGCAGGCGCATGTTGCCAAGGTCACGCCGCCCGGCGTGACGGTCGAGGTCGAGTATCTCCACGGCGCCGATCCGGTGGCGGTCGACGCCACCGGTGCGATCGCCCACGAGGCGCTCGCGGCACTCGAAGAGGTCTGGGGCAACCGCGCGCTGCGCACCCGGAGCGGCGGCTCGATTCCGATCGTCGGGACCTTCTCGGGGGTTCTCGGCGTCCCGGTCCTGCTGATGGGCTTCGGCCTCGAAGACGACCGCCTGCATTCGCCGAACGAGAAGTTCAACATCAGCCATTTCTACTCCGGGATTCGGGCCGTGGCACGATTCCTCGACCGGTTGGCCGCCATGCCGGTGACCGCGGCGACACCCGGGAAAACGACGCAGACTGCGGGGTCGGGCTCGTGACCGGAACCCACAAGAAGCCGCCGATCGAGCGCGAGCTGAAGTTCGCCGGCGTCGATCTCGACCAGTTGCGCTCGCGCCTCCTGGAGCTCGAGTGCGAGCGCCTCGGGCCGCCGTCGAACGAGGACAACTGGCTGCTGGACAGGAAGGGCGAGATTCACGCTTCCGGCGGCGTGCTGCGCGTCCGTCAGGACGGCCGCGGTGCGCTCATCACCTTCAAGGGCCCGGCGTCGTTCGACGGTCCGGCCAAGCTCCGGCGCGAGCTCGAGATCGAGGTCCAGGATTCCGAGAGCGCGCTCGCGCTGTTCACCGCCCTGGGCTACGACGTGGTGCGGCGTTACCAGAAGATCCGCGAGGAGTGGCGGCTCGGGTCGGAGACCATCTGTCTCGACCACACGCCGATCGGCGACTTCGTCGAGTTCGAAGGCGTCAAGGCCGAAGCGGTCGCGAAGCGCTGCGGCTTCGATCTGACGACGTCGCTGAACAAGAGCTACCTGATGCTCTACGAGGACTACATCGCCGAGCACCCGGACGCACCGCGCGACATGATCTTCCGCGACAACCCCTAGCCGCCCGCCGGGACGCGCTTTCGGCGTCCCCGCACTCCTTCATCCGAACCTTGCCCCGCCCCTGCCTGCGCGCGCTCGTCCTCGCCGCCGGCCGCGGCGAGCGTCTACGCCCGCTGACCGCGACGCTCCCGAAGCCGCTGCTGCCGGTTTCGGGACGGCCGCTCCTCGCCTGGACACTCGAGCGCCTGCGCGCCGCCGGTTGCGAGGCGGTCGCCATCAACCTGCACC harbors:
- a CDS encoding dipeptidase; its protein translation is MTAKSSPSDDVFALIEREQGRYLAELKEYLRIPSISTDPAYRQDIDRCADWLMAKMQAAGLTTEKIATAGHPLVYAEWLGAGPDKPTVLFYGHYDVQPPDPLDEWRNPPFEPTEEGDCLVGRGTTDDKGQSYTHVKAVEAMLAVRGKLPVNVKFLVEGEEEAGGEAIEKFVRADAGRKLACDAVVVSDTSLWAPGIPALTYGLKGLAYFEIRVQGPNRDLHSGVYGGGVANPANALAEIIASLRDCTTGEIRVEGFFDDVRPLADWERKEFAALDFDESEVKTDLAVDALPGESGYTYVERTWGRPTCDVNGLWSGYQGKGAKTVLPAKAGCKVSFRLVADQKPAKIAELVQAHVAKVTPPGVTVEVEYLHGADPVAVDATGAIAHEALAALEEVWGNRALRTRSGGSIPIVGTFSGVLGVPVLLMGFGLEDDRLHSPNEKFNISHFYSGIRAVARFLDRLAAMPVTAATPGKTTQTAGSGS
- a CDS encoding class IV adenylate cyclase, whose translation is MTGTHKKPPIERELKFAGVDLDQLRSRLLELECERLGPPSNEDNWLLDRKGEIHASGGVLRVRQDGRGALITFKGPASFDGPAKLRRELEIEVQDSESALALFTALGYDVVRRYQKIREEWRLGSETICLDHTPIGDFVEFEGVKAEAVAKRCGFDLTTSLNKSYLMLYEDYIAEHPDAPRDMIFRDNP